The DNA window tgcatctgtatctgtgtctgtTTCTGCAGCTGGCAGGCGGTAGCAGTGAGCAGTGGCAGCCGGAGAGCCagagtatctgtatctgtggcgCGTCATTGTTGTGCTGCtactgccgctgctgctgctaccgCCTCTGCCGATACAGCTCCATAGCCTCGATAGCTTCTATAGCTTCtgtgccgttgccgttgccgtcgCCTAGTGGGCAGCTCAGTTACAAGACCATTATTTGACGTATTTTTGCGCGCTCGGTTGGTCGTTTGGTTGGTCGCTCTCTCGGTCGTCGGATCGGTTATATCCATAGCCCACAGCCAAAGCCAGAGCCCCCCTTTTGCTTCGATGTGGAGCAGCAGTTGCGCTCCGTTCGTGGACCGGGCACGGGTATCGCATTCATGAGCTGGCTCATTGGCAATCATTTGGATTCGTACGCCAGTCGAACCAGTGGCCACCTCACACATCCAGATGGTACATGCAACGATCGCGCGTGAACAGTGCTAGCCCTAACCCAATCCAAACCGTAAACCCTATCCGATCGGATCGAAAACGACAGTGCTAGTGAAGAGCAACCCAGAAACAGAGCCAAGGAATTGAATTAGTGACTAAACCAGTGTAGTGCCCAGCAAGATTGCTTCGTTTCGGTGGAGAGTAGTATGCCAATTTGTTCACAGTGGATTCAACGAATAAAATGGCCGTTGGACCGACGGAGGGCAAACAGCCGCCCTCAGAGAGCTTCTCGCCCACGCACCACCAGATTATAGCCCCCAGCCCCATCCTGGCCGTTCCAACGCTGGCCTTCTCCGCCGCCCAGGTGGAGATCGTGTGCAAGACGCTCGAGGACTCCGGCGACATCGAGCGGTTGGCCCGCTTCCTGTGGAGCCTGCCGGTGGCCCTGCCCAACATGCACGAGATCCTCAACTGCGAGGCGGTGCTCCGGGCCCGCGCAGTGGTCGCCTACCATGTGGGCAACTTCAGGTAGGATGGCTTCTCGAGACGGGGCAGACAAAAGCCCCCGGCTCGAATGACACACTCCCACTACCCCAGTACCCCAGTATCCCAGTATGCCAGAATCCCAGCCTCGCTCCTGATTAACCCCGACGAGCGGACGCTCGGTCATCCGATAGTTTTCCATAGCGACAGCTTAATGAGGGCACAATGAGCCgccaaattaataaacaaaggaATTAATTTACTAATTAAAGAACTCGCTACCCAAGGCAGCTACCCAAAGCCAAGTGGAGCAGGCTTGATTAATAAAACACCGACCGAACAATAGGTTCCACGTCAGGATCGGGGTTTCGGCTTCCGTCGCCACGACAAAATATAGTCTCACATTACACTCGAGCTTCTAAGACAACCGGAAACAATTCGCTCGAAGGGAATTTCGCAATAAGCCACCAGCCCTCGCAAAGAATGGCGGAAGATTAGCTTTTTCGGCTGTCGTCGGGGGAGACTTAGCCTTGTGATCTTCGGCTAGACAAGCCAGCCATTTAGCTCGTTGCGAAGTGGGCAAACAGGTCCCCCAGGTCGCAACGGCAATCGATATCGACAATTACCCGATCGGCTCAGGCAGTCGCATCTATAAACGGTTGCATCAGGTTTTGCATCTCATCTATGTCACATCAAATAAGCTGACTGCGGCTCGAACAGCTATGTAATTCGAGTATAATCAATCAATGCCCAGACTCGTATACATGGCCTGCCCATGCATATACGGATCTGCCGATGCAAGTGATTTGATTGCTTTGACTTGGTAAATAAACGACTtccaattaaaatcatttgaCGTACTCAACTGAGCTGTCAGCGCCAGTGACGACAATAAATGCTTATGAAATTGTTTCAAAATACATATGGCTGGCTTAGGCCGCCCGTCGAGCGAGGGGTGTGGAAACTGGGAGGGATGGCTTTCACAGCGGGACTCCAGCGAATCCCAGAGGGTTGATGGGGTTGAACGCAAGCCAGCCCGGCAAATTCGGGGCATTAACTTTAAGCACTGCTCCGGACACTCACAGGACACTCTCTTTTCAGGGAACTTTATGCAATAATAGAGAATCATAAGTTTACTAAGGCGTCCTACGGCAAGCTGCAGGCCATGTGGCTGGAGGCCCACTACATTGAGGCCGAGAAACTGCGCGGTCGATCACTGGGTGAGTAAAGCAACTGTCCAACTATCCATAACTAAGTACCACTAGGACGACCACTAGACTGATTACTCAGTCAGTCAAGGGGGAAACCCAAATCAACCAGAGGTTACTCTTTCCAAACCAAGAAGAAGTCAAACCTGAACTGATTTCTATATCGTGGACTTGCATAACTCACATTATCAATGGGGTTATAAGTCACTTAATCGAAACAAAGCTCCGAATTTACATACGATTTCTTTTACCTTAATTTTAACATAGGGACGAGGGAGCAGTCTTGGCTAAAGCATTAACAAAATGCTTAATTCAAATCTGTGACAAAACGAATGGATCCCAGAATTTACAAGTCTTACGTACAATaacattatatattttgattatttaatattttatatatcacTCTTAAAGCTTGATTTTAGGTTAAAAGTTTGGGCGTAGCCGTTGGTCAACAGGTCGGGtacgaaatattttaagaccTAAACTTGTTAGAATGAACAGCAGGGACTATCTAACGTTTTTTAAAACCAGTTTCTCTGCACCAAGTGCCTTTATAGTTGTTTCAAGAGGTTGTTCGATTAGCCTAACAGGAATTTACCATAATGGACTTTGACTTAAGATTCTTAACAAAGCTTTAACCCTTAAGCTatgtaaaacataaaataccTATATAATGTTACACTTTATAGCTTAATCAATGTCTTTGCTGAAAGTAAACTACGTTAAAATTCTTCTGCATTATCGAATATCAGAAAATGGtagcatttaaataattattaccaTGCGTTAAAAAATAGAACTTAATTAGGAAAGTTATTAGGTTTAATCAagagaaaaaatgtttacgaaGTTTGTCTGATTCAGAAATGATGAACAAATATTTAGATAAATCTGCGTTAAAGCTTATCAGAAATAATAGGTGGAAATTGTACTTGAACGATCCGACTAAAACATGCAATGCAActtccattttatttatgaataCCTAATTAAAGCCCACTGCTACTTTCCAGGTCCCGTGGACAAGTATCGGGTGCGAAAGAAGTTCCCCCTGCCGCCGACTATCTGGGACGGGGAGCAGAAGACGCACTGCTTCAAGGAGCGGACGCGGAGCCTACTGCGCGAATGGTACCTACAGGATCCCTATCCGAACCCCACCAAGAAGCGGGAGCTGGCCAAGGCCACCGGCCTGAATCCCACGCAAGTGGGCAACTGGTTCAAGAACCGCCGCCAGCGGGATCGGGCAGCTGCGGCCAAGAATCGGTGAGTTGTCGACCGCCTCCGTTAGCCATTAGAGTTAGAGTTTGGGTCTAGAAGAGTTGGTAACTCGATCGGGGACGGGCAGGGTAAGTCGATATCATCCTCCGGAGAGTGGGTGCAGCGGCGGTGGGCAGTGGGGCAGTGGGGGATCGCACAGGAGCGTTTCCATTTCATTGATCCGTGCCGATCTGCGGCAGCGGTGGCGGCACCCAGTGAAGCGTTCTCGATTTCTGCTGTTTGTTGCGGTCGTCGCTTTTGGCCACATTAAACTGACCGCCGACGATGACGATCGGCATGGGTCTTGGTCTTGGCCTGGCCATAACTCTGGAGGAGACGACGAtcacgatgatgatgatgacagtGTAAACGCAGCTCATGCTCCAGCTGGAAAGGTGCAACCGCTTGCAAAATATGGAGAAGTTAAAACTCGACCAATTCGCGCGAAGTTGAAATGAAGAAGACCCGCTCGAAGTGAAAGAAGGCAGTTTAAGTGGAATGACACTGCAAGAAAACTCAGATCTCAAGTCGAAATCGTAGTCCACTCAAGTGTTTGGCTGCTCCTGCAGATGCGCAAATATTTCAAGTTCTACCTGCTCAGAAACCACGGGGAGAGAGAAAaggaaaagtaaaagaaatcgAGACAACGTTTGGCATTCCTTGGAAACCTCGCAGCCCGAGAGATCCCGTCCAGAGATCCGTCCCGTGTTTATTAAGTTAGGAGCAGCCTCGTCTCAAATTGAATGAATCTGCACAAAGCGCCAAGCGAGGCCCCAAAAATAAGgagaatacaaataaagaCTAAAAACCAGATGCGAGCGGGTCATTAGTTAAAATGATGGCGATTATTTCGCTTGTAAAGCAGCAGCCACGGATACGCGGCCATTACAACTCCATCCGCACTCGATGCGCGGATCCCAGTCGAATTCGAGTTTTTCGAGGTTTCGTGAAGTCATCGTGttattaagcagcgtcggcaAAGCCCAGAGATGAGACAAAAAGGCGCACTGCAGATAcgaaatacatacatataaaatatgaaattaaaagcCGTTCATATGCGACGGCCAGACAGCTTCGACAGCGCCAGGCGGCAGACAGGGGTGGCCAAGGGGGGAGCAGGGAGGAAAGGGGCCCAGACCATTCTAACCGGCGACCAAGACCAGGCCCAAACAGGCGCTGACTGTTCAAGCATTGTGCGCTGAAAATTGTTAACATTTTTGCTACTGCACTTGTGCGAACGAGTGGGAATCGAGAGCAGAGGGCCAAGCTCGCGCACCGAATCTTAAACACCCTTGCATGGAAATCGTTCCCAAAAGGGAATCTAAGCCGTGATTGCTTTAAAGTGCCAGCGCTTTCCAGGAGCGTATTCGGGCTTACAACTGTTGGGAAAACCTACTTTGCAAATGATTCTCATTTCGCCATTCActttatattgaaatatttcttaagcgtaacaattttaaattctgaTATTAGGCCGTTCCAAGAATATGGTTGGTTTGAAAAATATCCGGCTAAGGGCCGACAACATAGTTTTCCTATTCAGCACTACCTCTCCCCTAAaccaattttatttcataattacTTTAGATACTGAAATGTTGGTGATTCTATAAACGGCAGTAACAGTATTCAAAACTTTAACGGACAAGAAGGCTTTTAAGTCCGGTGAAATAAACTGATCTTCTATCCAAACTGTAGTTTTTCAACCCATTTAAAGATGTCATGGCCCAAAAACGTTAGCCAGATGTAACCACCGGATAAGTGGTGCAAATTCCTGCTCAAAGCAGGAACACCCCCGGGAAGGGCAAAGAAAAGGCAGCTGGAGCTGGGAAACGAGATCGTGAAGGCAGAAGGAGCCGCGATGTCAAACGGCTTTGTGGCCGGGACGAGATGGTAAATCAATCAAATGCACAGCTCCCATCCACTCCATTAGAAAGGCTGCGAGGCAGAGAAAGGCAGCGGCCCGTTTCCCGCTCCCGAATTGAGTAATTAAGACATCGGAGATTGATCGACTCAACTCAACTTAACTCGACTTCAGTCGCCACGGCGGAAACTTGGCGCTGCAAGCTTGTCATGCTCTGATGCCTCCAACTCCAACCACCAAGAGGCCATTGCAGGTGGagtgcagttgcagttgcagttgcaagaTATTCAAAATCAAGATTGCCGCGCATTATACAGGAATTCTGGGGAGCATCTGAATGGGCTGCCGTATCTCACAGATGCCCCAGTCATCACCATTTGTCTGATTCAGCAGAACCCCTTGAGGCGTGCAAGGCCCATTGAGGAGCGGATGGGAACGCAATTAAACTGGCATAGCTGCAACTTGGACATCGATTCGGCTATTACGCTCTAAGCCACTGGCACAGCACTAGGGAATGCATCTCAGTGGTTccctatttaaaaattggatAGATTACTCCGTATATATTTGCTAACAATACTGCAATTACTTCTTAATGGAAAACCGGTAAATGCAAAACGATTTGTGTTCCGAAATACATGTTTGCCTACTAATTGTCCAACTGCTCGTGTGAGTCACAAAACATTTCACAAATCGTTGGAGAAGCTTCTATTGTGCCAATTCATTAAGCCGGAGCCCCGTCTCGAGACTTGATTTTGATCAATTACAATTGCCACTCGACGATGCACGACAGCGATACGAAGCTCTTGGCCAAGCGGAGCGCCCGATTCAAATGTATCCAATGGATCCAATGAGTCCGCTGAATCCGCCTCGCGCCGATGGTTTTATTGCGTGAATTACCAGGCAAGCGAAATGCGTGGCTCGTGGCAGCCACTGGAGATGGAGATGAGATTCGCCCACATCCGACCAGCCGTCCATCCGCTTCGAGCACAAGCGGTGGCCAAATTAGGAGCACAGTGGGCGTCGGGCATCGGGCGATTTGTCAGGGACCCAGAACACGAAATATAGCAATATTCGGGCAACCGAGTGAAGTGTAATAACGTTGAGCACCCAGCAAATATGTTGTAAATGTCAATTATCAATCAAATCAACAAACACGCACTTGGGGCAGGAATACAGAGAACAAGCAGATGACCAGGGACTACATTTGGAGAGGTTTTCCCATCGATTCTCAGCCTCTCGGCAGCCGCTCTCGAATTCTAATGAAGAAAGGAAGATGCAGAAGCAGATAttcccatccccatccccatccctgGCCATCTCCAACCATTGTCAATATCCGAGTCGGAGGGCCCACTTGTCCGAGCGCTCGGACAGGGCCCTCGAGCCCCATAAGTACCCATACCATCCATGCCCGTGAACGAGATGCGATCCGAGGGAGCTGAGCCCGGGCCACTCGACGCTGTTTGCACAACACCAACTACCGTTTTCGGTGGCTTGTGAGAAAAATATACAACCAGCTCTCCAATGGGAGCAGAGGCTGGAGTTCCCCGAAGTACACGGAGAGAAACTTTTACCCGCTATAACAATAACTGGTTTGCGTTATTAGCTGACTATCAAGTAGCTTTCAACGGATCGAAGGAGTGTTTCAGTAAATATTACAGCGTAAAGGGAAATGTTATCCTGGTCGGCTTTCTGGAGTGACAGTTATAGTGAAAGTTAGCCCTCACCGGAGTCCATACCCTGTTCGAAAAGATTCCTTAAAGAGTGGAACGAACAAATTCAGTGCACAAGAGCTTGGTCACCTTTCAGCGTAGCAGCACTATTTTGTTTCGGTGCACCATTGCCTGAGCTCGAAGAATGAACTGAACGGCTGAGAAGCTTCAATGTCGGACACTTCAATGCCGCATAGAAAGTGtattaaagaaattaataagaaGTCAGGTCCGCGGCATCATCATCGGCAGTCGGATGACTCTTTATCGacggctggctggctggatgGATTGTAGCTTGTTGGACGGCTGGCTTGCTGGGCAGGCAGCAACACCGGATGCGGCCTTTGTCCAATTGACAAGTGAAAGAGGCTCGACAAATAAGCGGAGTGGCGGCGGAACAGAGCACTCCGGCCCAAGGGTTGGAAATATTCAAATGCGAGCAAATTTAAATCCCGTTTGTCAACAGATCTCTCGGCCGGGGAAGaggaataaatataaaataaatgttgattGTATTTAGGACCCCTGGGACCGCCGACTGCTCTTACTGCCGCTGCTAACTGCTCACGCCTGTccaaatatttacacaatttaCGGCATTCACTTTGAATTGACACAATTATTGGAAATACTCCTGGAGAGCCTTGCAATTTTCCGCCTGATTTTGTCGCGCTGTTGACTCTGTATTACCTGCAGGTTCACTGGTTCCTCCGTCTAGCTGGTTTTCGGTCTTTAGGCCATTTTTAAGGCGGGCATCTTTTGTTGGTCTAGCGGATCGTGTTACTGCTGCCCGGCATTCTTTGCAGCCTGAATGGGTTTCAGTTCGCTTTCGGCTCGGTTCGAGtcgactcgactcgactcgatTCGAATCGGAATCCCCATCTTCTGACATGAGCCGATTAAGGAACATTTCAATGGTCTCGGGTTACTCGCAGAGCCAGCCCTTTCGGCTGGCCATGTCCAAGCGGGTAATTACATACGTGTCATTTCAGTTAGGAGAGGTTAGGTGCCACGGGGTATCCGATTTCAGTAAACCCTTGCCCTTGTCCTGGCCCCGTACTCCTCCGTAAGCCGTAAGCCTCTCGCTGCCAAGTCAATTGGGTGGAAAATGTATATCATATTCGTGCATCCAAGTTTTCGGTTTCTGGGCTCAAGCCGAGCGTGCCAGGCCCCAGCAAGTCGCTCCAGTCGTGCGTGAAAGTGGCCTTGAGTCGCCCGTGCCAAAAATCTGGCTAGCAGAAGCAATCGCAGGGACCTTAGCACATTGCTGCGGTAGGGTTTCGCCTTGTCGACCCACCGCTCCGCTCTACGATCGAGCTAGATGCTCCGATTGCCTAAATTCGAAAAGCGTTTGCGTTTTTTTAATCGAAAAGTAATTTAGGCATGGATTCTCTTTAGCAGACAATATCTATAAAAGATATTCAGTTTTGAACCTAAGTATGAAACCAATTTGGcttattgtatattttttatacggattgatttgaattttttccaaaGTTCCTCCCTTCAGTATTCTCATAAGCTACTTCCAAAGTTTCACCGTATTGACCCGCCACACGCAGATTGCTGCCTATGTTCCCATAGTTAGGTTCCAATTACCCAAATCCAATATCCGAGAACACAAAAATAAGCCGAGAAACCTTTCTAATCGGAAGGCCATTTCGGGAGTATCCCAGCAGCGGGCAGTCCGATCGCCTGGCTAGGCCAACAATTCATCAGGCTGTGAGTGATCCATCAAGTTGGCACATTAGGCAGCTAAACGTTTTAGTGCTCCTCTCGAGGGCGAAAGACAAAGGCCCAGAAAGGTAGCCGCAGATACATTTCGCAGCTCCGACTGAGCCGCGGTGGTGGTGTCTCTGCTCCCGCATCCAGAGTGCCGGGGAGCACCATTAATCACACAACACGAGCCGCTCCAGGATCTCGCAGGCAGCCAGAAGGGGAACAAATTGCAGCAAGTTGAGCGAATCCTAACCGATAATTATGGCATTGCAGGAGTCGTGGCGTGATGGCAAATGATGATGTATATGAGAATGCTTCTCCGCCCCTGCTGGCCACGTAGAGATCTCcccttcctcctcctcctcctgctggtGGTAAGTCCATGGCGGCTAATCAAGTCATCTCCTGGTCAGATGGCGcgtcttttgttttggccacAGACGATTTATCTCAAGCATGTGTGAAAGTTGTGTCAGATTTATGAGCCGCCTCCCCTGTTGCGGCCCCTCCCCCTTTGACCCCTGCGGCTGCGGGCAGCGACAAATGGGCCGTCCTAATGGGCGTTTAACCGCAGCCACTGCAACTGTCCAGCATCGACTAATTAACGATGCCGACGCCGATTCCGAGGCCTGATGTCTTCATGTGGCACGGCGGAAAATAGCCGAGAAACTGTGAATGTGAATGAGTGAATGTCAGAGGGAAAGGCCCAGGCAATCGAACCTCTCGAATTCTCTCAGCATTTCGATCAGTTACGGCTTTTACCTAAAGCTACATGCTTATAGACCGCTAAAAAGCTAGATCTTTAATCATACGAttaagatatttataaaaataacattacCTTGATGTAATTCAATTTTCAAGCTTACAAGTTTCTTTCTTCTGCCAAATTGGTAATCTAAAACTAAACTAGGTGTATAACAAATGTATAtaacttatatatatttgggtAAAAAGGAATGTTTCTTTATCACAATGTTGTAATGGGACACGATGTAGAGTAAGAGTAAGGGAGAAGCGGCAACTTTCCCAAGAAAATTGGTTATACTCGCACCAACTGCTAACTTACTCcttgttttttcttctttccAGCATCCAGCACAGCCAGAACTCGGGGATGGGCTGCCGCAGCCGGCGGGCGGACGGAGGAGCCGCCTCGCCGACGCCCTCGGACAGCTCCGACTCGGACATCTCGCTGGGCACCCATTCGCCGGTGCCCAGCagcctgcagctgcagcacaGTCCGGGCAGCACCTCCAACGGGGCCAACGACCGCGAGGAGAGCCTCAGCGTGGACGACGATAAGCCGCGGGACCTGAGCGggtcgctgccgctgcccctctCCCTGCCCCTGCCGCTGGCCTCGCCCACCCACACGCCGCCCCAGCTGCCGGCGGGCTATGGGGGCGGGGCGGGCGGAGTTCACGGGGGACCGCTCACAGCCCCCGGCTGCCTGCCGCCTTTCAAACTGGACGCTGCCACCAGCTTGTTCAGCGCCGGCTGTTACCTGCAGAGCTTCAGCAACCTGAAGGAGATGTCCCAGCAGTTCCCCATACAGCCGATCGTTCTGCGCCCGCACCCGCAGCTGCCGCAGCCACTGGCCTTGAACGGGGGCTCCGGCGGACCACCACTGCATCATCCGGCCTACGCGGCTGCCTACAGTGTGGAGTGCATTCCGGGCCACGGGCCACCACATCCGCCCCCGAAGCTGAGGATCAACTCACCGGAGAAGCTCAACTCcacggcggtggcggcggcggcttcgggaggagcaggaggaggaggggcaggggcaggaggaggaggcggaggcggaaaCCATCACCATGAGCCCACCACAACGGGCTACCACCACAGTGGCCAGCTGCTGCTCCATCGACCCTTCTCCACGTCGCCGGAGCTGAAGCACAGTGCTCCCGAGATCACATGATATCAGCGGGTCTGAGGCGTCCACCTATGAGCCCACCCACCCGGATCACACTCGTCCCCATCCCCACCAGCCCCGAAGCACTAAGGCCCAGCTATTCAGATTGTTTCAATTGTATCTCTAAGTTAGCCCGTAGTTAAGCGCGTCCCAGCGGCAGAGTTCGAGCAATAAGCGATCGGCACTGTTTCCTATATCATCCATAATTACCTTTACCTCTACCTATACCTATGCCGTtatccagcagcagcaaatcgAAGGCGTCGCACACTCACTCTTCAAAGATAGCCATTTAAGCCGAATTGGAAATGAGACACAAATTTAGCGGCATTCAGCAGGCGACACGTTTTCATTCTaatttgtgtgtgtgtacgTATTTGTAAATAGAGTTTAAGTATGCAAATCATAGAGCTTACGTATACATTTAGATTGCAATAAAAACCGAATGAACAGTTAAGAATTTGAATCTTTACACAAAACTGCGTTGTTTGTTGGCGGTCTGATGCGGAAGCCGTTTCGGCTGGGGAAAATTGGGAGTGTGAAAATAGGATTGAAGGAGGTCGGTTGATCTGGCTAGGACTGTAACACGGGGGCGAGTTTATCACTCACAAAGGTGTGCTGGGATAAAAAcgcattaatttttaaacattttcattatcCATTATGTTAAAGaaatattgttaaaaatatgatttcGTGCGAGTTTATACAGTATAAACTGAAGCTTGCattacatttcttttttaaaagtctttAAAATATGTCAATAAGTCAATGTAACAAATTTATCCTTTGCATTAACTCAATACCTAACGAGAAAAAACGGGCTGCATTTAACTTCATTTTTAACTGTACCTTCGTAACCAAAGGGAAACAACGGGCAATGGtttatcttcttttaaaacaGATAAATTTAAGAATACGAAATTTAAGATAAATACAAAACCTCAATGTCAACATCAAAATATAACAGGTTTATCCTTTTGATCGACTTAATACCTAATGAGAAAAAACTGCCTACACTTAACTTCATTTTAAACTGGATACAATATTATCCTAGGCAAGGGTTTAACTTCTTTTAAAACAGATAAATTTACGAATAAGAAACTTAGGATAAATACAAAACAGACAAATTACAATAAGTTAACGATAGGATATCCCTTTCCCTTAAATACTCATTGATCCATAACTTTATTGACCATATTTCCTTGGACAAATACAGACTGCTAGGTAAATAGACTGTTAAACCCAGGAACTGTCAGAGGATAGGGAAATTTTCCTTTCTTCTTGTGATATTCCCAACTATTCTTCTGCTGCTAATGTTGCTGTTGTATTCCCCGATGTCTGttgttattttgaaataaaatatcaatttcTGAGTAAACATCAACAAGAGTCGGAGTCGGGCGAAAGCCAAGTCAAGTCCGGAGGGAAAGAACAACATCCACGATCGGTGCCTGAGGCAGTGGCAGCCCCTCCTCTAGCCAGCTGAAC is part of the Drosophila biarmipes strain raj3 chromosome 2R, RU_DBia_V1.1, whole genome shotgun sequence genome and encodes:
- the LOC108029783 gene encoding protein Optix encodes the protein MAVGPTEGKQPPSESFSPTHHQIIAPSPILAVPTLAFSAAQVEIVCKTLEDSGDIERLARFLWSLPVALPNMHEILNCEAVLRARAVVAYHVGNFRELYAIIENHKFTKASYGKLQAMWLEAHYIEAEKLRGRSLGPVDKYRVRKKFPLPPTIWDGEQKTHCFKERTRSLLREWYLQDPYPNPTKKRELAKATGLNPTQVGNWFKNRRQRDRAAAAKNRIQHSQNSGMGCRSRRADGGAASPTPSDSSDSDISLGTHSPVPSSLQLQHSPGSTSNGANDREESLSVDDDKPRDLSGSLPLPLSLPLPLASPTHTPPQLPAGYGGGAGGVHGGPLTAPGCLPPFKLDAATSLFSAGCYLQSFSNLKEMSQQFPIQPIVLRPHPQLPQPLALNGGSGGPPLHHPAYAAAYSVECIPGHGPPHPPPKLRINSPEKLNSTAVAAAASGGAGGGGAGAGGGGGGGNHHHEPTTTGYHHSGQLLLHRPFSTSPELKHSAPEIT